The sequence below is a genomic window from Zonotrichia leucophrys gambelii isolate GWCS_2022_RI chromosome 26, RI_Zleu_2.0, whole genome shotgun sequence.
CACATTTTAAAGACCAAATCCCAGCATGCAAATCCCAATTCCATCTCCTTCCCACGTACCAGCAGGAGACCATGTGGCTGCCTAGAAATGTGCTGGTGAGCAGAGGGAGATCTGATTTCTTTACTCTGCATTTTAAGGCATGGAAAAAGCACTGATTAAACAAAGCATCCATTtgctctgcagggagaaaaaaggacaggTACCAGTGAGTTGTCTGTGAGCTTCAGCAAACCAAAGGGCACGGTTTGGTTTCAGTGGGATACAAAAATACCTTGTGGGGTCCTGCTGTCCTCAGcctcctgctggtgctgtgtgctggcatCCTCAGCTggttctgcagctctgtgctcatggagctcctccttccccagcagctctgcacaaggGTCTCTGTCCCTCAGGCTCAAATCCCTGATGTCCAcgtgctgctctggctccttcccctgcagctcctcctggcctcCAGCACTCTCCACTGCAGCACAATCTGTTCCCAAGGGAGCTAAGGTAGGAGGAGAAGATTTGTCACCATATTCCctacaaaaggaagaaaaagcagaacacagctttccttttgctgctttcaACCACAGGACAGTGAACAGATGTCACCCTGAATAAAGGAAGTGGCACCTGCATGGGTCTTTTACTGCAATCTCTGAACTGTAAAATTTACTTTGAACTCATCCTCCTCCATAAATTCTAAATAAAGTTTCTATCTAAGCTGTACCCAAATAATTCACTAAGCTGGCCTGACAGATTTGGCTTTCAGTAAACACAAGAAGCTGTAGCCCATTTTGCCCAAGGGCTGGCAGTTACCCACCAGAGGTGATCCAGGTGggtgtgcagcacagcaaagcccttGCCCTTCATGCCAGCAGCCAGCATCTCCTCCGTGGACATGGTGGCAACTCCAACTGCCACGGGAGCTCTGGGGAAAGAAGGGAATGTTGGAGCAGGACAACACAAACACCCTGTGCTAATGTGTCAGACTGAATCTATTTTACAACCACCCTGCTCTTTACAAGTTTTCAAGCAACTTCATATTTTCTGGTTATTCTTCTGGTATGTAAGGTTTTCTAAAGAATCCTGAGCCTGGATGAAGTGAAGGTTGTGCAGTGACACATTCTTGCTTTTAATAAATTACAAGAAGCACATGCACTGCCAGGGACCAGCAGTGAGAGAAAACCAATTTTAGCACTCCCTCACTCAGAATTTCCACATAGACACAAAGATAATTGTGCAGAATTcaatattttgttaaaaacatTGGTCCAAAAGAACCAATTTACAAAGCTTCAGCTCAAACATTTCCTAACCcataaaattaagattttttttttcctcctatatCTTCCACTGCTGAGGCTCTTCGAAGACAACACTTCTGCTTTGATTTCTTCAAAATTCTTCACTTCATTTTTAGTTTCTGGACCGGCTGTGGATTGGAGAATGCTCTGTACCTGTTTCCCAGCAGGGTGACAGCACAGAGCGTGCCCCGTGTCACTTGAGGGAGGCCAGAAGGTGGCACCACAACTCCTGGCAGCATCAGGTCTGCGGGAAGAATGAAGCGCATCCATTTCTCAATGAAACGCTCAGGCACCGCCTCCTCCGCCCCCCTCCCTCCCGTTACTCAGCAAAACCACGCGCTGAGCACACGCCAGGGAGAACAGGATTCTGTTTCTCCTCCTAAAGCACCGCTTTTCCCCCGTGGAGTGAGGGATCCGATCCATAAGGCTGCTGGGCACATCCCAAAAAACTGCAGAGAGTGAAGCTTGCTCAGCCCTGTCAGACCTGAGGACTGTTTTTAACCAGCTCCCAGCAAAGCTCTTCATTGATGGCATGGAAAGGAACAAGAAGCACCAGCAATAACCCATTTACCCTTCCCAAGGGAAGGTTACCCCAGCAGCTTTTTCCCTGGAGACAGAATTGCCTCaaagctgccactgctgccccatccctcctgAATGTGCCACatcagctgcagccagctggggatTCTCAGGGAGATGAGAAACAGCCTCTTTGCTGTTTGGGACAGAAATCACAGCCCTGcttcctcctgcttcccacagctggGATGGCCAGACTGGGCtgagagcaaagcagagctgtccATGCTGCAGGTGTGGCACGATGTCCCCACCAaagggtgggagcagcagctgcttcccctcactgcagctctgcagactcCTGAGCTGTTCCACGGTTTGGTTTTGTACTTATCTCACTCAGATTTTTCTCAGCATCCCTGATTTAATGTGGAGCCTGAAGAAGCCAAGATTCCTCCCCTGTTGATTGTCACAAGTATTTTTATCAAGTCTAGAATGAATTCTGCAACTGAGCTccacatggctggggacagaaaCCACATCAAGGCCTTAATGTGACCACATAAGCAGCATTAATTATGCAAATTACCAGGGCAGACAGCAGGTATTTGAATTTATGGAAGAGATATCCCAAAACATGCTGCTTTTGGGAACTGAatctcctgcagagctccagtaTGAAGTGGtgcctttcctctccctcctgagGACCGGCTCTACCTCTCCCCTGCCTTTGTGCCCATTGTCCCTGGCCAGCTCCTTATCGTTGGATCCTGCACAGAGGTAGCCTGGTTGCCAGGGGCGATGAATGACCCGCAGGGCTCTTTCATCAATGTCCTGCCCCATTAGCGAGTCTTTCTGCCCAGAAACTGGGGCACTACAAGCCAGCAGCGAGGCTCTCTCAGATGTCTATCACAGCACTTCGTTTTCCCCAAAAGCAAACGAGGCTCTCTCAGATGTCTATCACAGCACTTCGTTTTccccaaaagcaaacaaagcagaGAGAGCTGAGTTCCACTTTGGATGCTGTGTCATGGAAAAAGACATCTCTTCCTACGTGAGCACTTCCAGGTACAGATCAAGGCTGCAACAGCTCGAATTTAATCTTTTTCTGCTTGAGCAGTTCAGCAATTTAAACTGAAGCAGTTCAGCAATTTAAAGTTTATAATGGGTTGATTCTCCTGAGTCTGAACTGCATCCAAAGCAGGTTCCAGAGAACAGAGTTCTTTCCTGTTAGTCTTGATCCATAATGAGCTGGTAGAGCCAGTAACCCAGGAATTCAGCTCCAACCCCACCTGCACAATCCACAGGCTGGCTGACAGTGATTGCAGCTTCCCAAATGAATTTCCTTCCTATCCACAGGATGAGCTTGTTCCCCCGGGCACTGGCAGGAAGCAgggtggcagcagaggagctttCAAAGGGACAGACCAatggcacaggcagctctgtgtcccagttCAGGGCTGCTCATCACCCTCAGAAGGGATTTCCAAATCTCAGCCTCCCACACTGAGCAGGTTACTGCTTTAAACACCTTCACCTACTTTCCTTCGTTCACAAACTCTTTTTAcagttaatttatttcctttttaagacACCACCACCAATTATTTTTGAGTATTCATTCCTTCTGCTTGTTCCAGGTACATTTTTGCCACTGTGAAGGAAAACACCTAAAAAGCCCTGAAAGCAACTCCAACCAAAGTTCTGGTCTTACCTGCACCTCCTGCAAGTTTCTGTAGCACTGGGGGCCATGTTGTAAAGGCAGGGAGAAGGTCTGGGTAGACCCACAGAGTGTACACTGTCCCAAAacagaagtaaataaaaaaatgcatcatTAAGAACATTTCTAGATGctgtttcttttcatctttaaGATTAAACTCTCATTGGATAATCAAGGAGATTAAACTTAATTAGATAATAAAGCACTTAATTGGACAATAAAGAAATGTGAAATCAAAACAATGCCACAATAATTAATTGGGAAGGTAAGCAAAGAGGGAGGATTGCTCCAATCCCTTCCCCCTACCTGTTGGATACAGAACTTTCTCAACTTCAAACAGGATTGGGTTCCTGTGGTTCATGTAAACAGTGATGGCCTCCCCTTTGTGAGAGTATATTTTGATGACATTGAGCTCTTCCTTGTTTGGAACCAACTCAGCCACTTGTTCAGggctcaggctgggaaaagctgctgccacATCACTTCGTAGCTTCCTCCTGCAATGACAAAATCCCAGATGTGTTACAAAGCTGCCTAGGCCATCCCTCAGACTAATTCCTACATctgctgttctgttttgttGGCTGTTCCTGAGATTCCCACCTCTTCACAGGAGATAATTTGGAGCATTTGTGTCTGGGTTTACAAACCATGAAAAGTCTGAATACACTTGCCCTGCTCTTATCTTCTTTAAACATCTGCTTTCAGCTTCTGTTTGCTGCCCGTGCCTCTGTTTTGTGCTGTGATTTCACCCTGGGAGTGCCACACTGGCTCTGCCCCGCCTGTcacccacagctggagcaggggacagccagATTTCCCTGTCCCCCAGTTTTAATTGAAGTTTAAACCCCAGTGACCAGCACGGGGGTTTGTGGTCATTCACAGCAGTGTCCAGTGAACCTGAACAATCAGGAGgtcagcccagcagtgctgctcaggaACATAAAGAATTAGAGAATTACAGATGGTTCGGGttaaaagagacttttaaaTCTCATCaagtcccacccctgccatggcagggacaccttccactattccaggtggctccaagccctgtccagcctggccttgggcactgccagggatccagggcagccacagctgctctgggcacctgtgccagggcctgcccaccctcgcaaggaataatttcttcctaatatcctaTATAAACCTACCCtgtttcagtttaaagccattccctctaATCCTGTCACTGCACGTCCTTATCCAAACCCCCTCTTCATCTCACAGCCCCATTAGACACTGAACGCTGCTATAAATAAGCACCGAAGGCTTCATCCAGGCCTTGGCATAATATTTCAATTAAACCTGGCTTAATTATGGCAACATCTTCCAGCGAAATATACACTCCGTGCTCAGCCCGGGAGTGTATCACAAGCAGGGGGTGAAAGCAGCTGCTCCCGGGGCATCGCCGCCCAACACCGCGACCCCGGGGCCGGGCCCCGCCCGtccccccggcccggcggggagCCCTGCGGGGTCCCGGCGCGGCACTCACCGGTCCGAGCCCTTGATGCTGGTGTTGGCCCTCACGCGGAACGCCCTGGCGAACATGGCGGGCCCGCGCCGTCCCCTCAGCCTGCGGCGGCCGCCATGGCGCCGTCCGCGCCCATAAAGCGTCCGGCTGGAAACGGCGCCCGGCCGCGCCGAGCCCCCGCgacccccgccccgccgccttCAGGGCTCCCGGGCCCTCTCGCCCGCGTTGGGGACCCCCGCCCCAGCTCCCTGAGAGGCGCCTGTGCCCCTGCCCGGACTCCTTGAGGGGGTCCCGGTCACCCCGCTCTGACTCCTTGAGGGGGCCCGGTCACCATTGCCCGCGTTGGAGACCCCCGCCCCAGCTCCTTGAGGGGGTCGCAGTCTCCCCACCCCAGCTCCTTGAGGGGGTCTCGGTCTCCCCACCCTGGCTCCTTGAGGGGGTCTCGgtctccccatcccagctccttgcGGGGGTCCTGGTCCCCCTGCCCCAGTTCCTTGAGGGGTTTCAGTCTCCGCACCCCGGCTCCCTGACGGGGTCTCGGTCTCCCCGCCAGGCTCTGGGGTCCCCCCACGGCACCCCCCAGGCTCCTCCACACGAGGGGTTCTCAGAAATGTGGGGGTTCTTTTGTGCTTAAACTTCGGAGCTGTTTTCTGGTTAATGTACCCTGGCAGCTGGGCATTCTTGCTGTGATTTATAATTTGCTTGCGTCTTCCTGATCGATTTCTAGCTGGAAATCGAGAGTGTGGAATGGGTAGGAATGTTACAGGAGTGTTGTAGTAATTGGAGCCTTCCCAGGATCACAGTTACGGAGATTGGAAAATCCCTccaggatcatggagtccagTCTGTGCTCGATGCCCAcattgtccccagcccagagcactgagtgccacatccatcctcccttggacacctccagggatggg
It includes:
- the EIF2D gene encoding eukaryotic translation initiation factor 2D, translated to MFARAFRVRANTSIKGSDRRKLRSDVAAAFPSLSPEQVAELVPNKEELNVIKIYSHKGEAITVYMNHRNPILFEVEKVLYPTVYTLWVYPDLLPAFTTWPPVLQKLAGGADLMLPGVVVPPSGLPQVTRGTLCAVTLLGNRAPVAVGVATMSTEEMLAAGMKGKGFAVLHTHLDHLWEYGDKSSPPTLAPLGTDCAAVESAGGQEELQGKEPEQHVDIRDLSLRDRDPCAELLGKEELHEHRAAEPAEDASTQHQQEAEDSRTPQEQMDALFNQCFFHALKCRVKKSDLPLLTSTFLGSHMVSCCPAGKQLDIKKSSYKKFSKFLQCMQHQRILQVKELSKGVESIVDVDWKHPDIKAFAVPEGFSSASAAQDSKSEEGEQVYHAPEIIPLYGVSTKMIPLFQESGHRKGSILSSSEVRNIIINYVKSNELVDETNKNFVKVNAILCDCLLDKSEQDEISHLKWDELLSRCLERLQPFHQVTFSGQEPVVRKGNIEPIDISIAQRSSNKKVTIIKNLELYGLDPQCVANTLQQKVQASATISPAPGTKDRVQVQIQGNQIHHLAKMLLEEYQLPRKYIQGLDKAPKLGRKK